Proteins found in one Orcinus orca chromosome 11, mOrcOrc1.1, whole genome shotgun sequence genomic segment:
- the TUBA1B gene encoding tubulin alpha-1B chain isoform X2, which translates to MRECISIHVGQAGVQIGNACWELYCLEHGIQPDGQMPSDKTIGGGDDSFNTFFSETGAGKHVPRAVFVDLEPTVIDEVRTGTYRQLFHPEQLITGKEDAANNYARGHYTIGKEIIDLVLDRIRKLADQCTGLQGFLVFHSFGGGTGSGFTSLLMERLSVDYGKKSKLEFSIYPAPQVSTAVVEPYNSILTTHTTLEHSDCAFMVDNEAIYDICRRNLDIERPTYTNLNRLISQIVSSITASLRFDGALNVDLTEFQTNLVPYPRIHFPLATYAPVISAEKAYHEQLSVAEITNACFEPANQMVKCDPRHGKYMACCLLYRGDVVPKDVNAAIATIKTKRSIQFVDWCPTGFKVGINYQPPTVVPGGDLAKVQRAVCMLSNTTAIAEAWARLDHKFDLMYAKRAFVHWYVGEGMEEGEFSEAREDMAALEKDYEEVGVDSVEGEGEEEGEEY; encoded by the exons ATG CGTGAGTGCATCTCCATCCACGTTGGCCAGGCTGGTGTCCAGATCGGCAATGCCTGCTGGGAGCTCTACTGCCTGGAACACGGCATCCAGCCTGATGGCCAAATGCCAAGTGACAAGACTATTGGGGGAGGAGATGACTCCTTCAACACCTTCTTCAGTGAGACAGGCGCTGGCAAACATGTGCCCAGGGCAGTGTTTGTAGACCTGGAACCCACGGTCATTG atgaAGTTCGCACTGGCACCTACCGCCAGCTCTTCCACCCTGAGCAGCTCATCACAGGCAAGGAAGATGCTGCCAATAACTATGCCCGAGGTCACTACACCATTGGCAAGGAGATCATTGACCTCGTCTTGGACCGAATTCGGAAACTG GCTGACCAGTGCACAGGTCTTCAGGGCTTCTTGGTTTTCCACAGCTTTGGCGGTGGAACTGGTTCCGGGTTCACCTCCCTGCTGATGGAACGTCTCTCTGTCGATTATGGCAAGAAGTCCAAGCTGGAGTTCTCCATTTACCCAGCCCCTCAGGTTTCCACAGCTGTAGTTGAGCCCTACAACTCCATCCTCACCACCCACACCACCCTGGAGCACTCTGATTGTGCCTTCATGGTAGACAATGAGGCCATCTATGACATCTGTCGTAGAAACCTCGATATTGAGCGCCCAACCTACACAAATCTTAACCGCCTTATTAGCCAGATTGTGTCCTCCATCACCGCTTCCCTGCGATTTGATGGAGCCCTGAATGTTGATCTGACAGAATTCCAGACCAACCTGGTGCCCTATCCCCGCATCCACTTCCCTCTGGCCACATATGCCCCTGTCATCTCTGCTGAGAAAGCCTACCATGAACAGCTTTCTGTAGCAGAGATCACCAATGCTTGCTTTGAGCCAGCCAACCAGATGGTGAAATGCGACCCTCGCCATGGTAAATACATGGCTTGCTGCCTGTTGTACCGTGGCGATGTGGTTCCCAAAGATGTCAATGCTGCCATTGCCACCATCAAGACCAAGCGCAGCATCCAGTTTGTGGACTGGTGCCCCACTGGCTTCAAGGTTGGCATTAATTACCAGCCTCCCACTGTGGTACCTGGTGGAGACCTGGCCAAAGTACAGCGAGCTGTGTGCATGCTGAGCAACACCACAGCCATCGCTGAGGCCTGGGCTCGCCTGGACCACAAGTTTGACCTGATGTATGCCAAGCGTGCCTTTGTTCACTGGTACGTGGGTGAGGGCATGGAGGAAGGAGAGTTTTCTGAGGCCCGTGAGGACATGGCTGCCCTTGAGAAGGATTATGAGGAGGTTGGTGTAGATTCTgttgaaggagagggagaggaagaaggagaggaataCTAA
- the TUBA1B gene encoding tubulin alpha-1B chain isoform X1, with protein sequence MTKRECISIHVGQAGVQIGNACWELYCLEHGIQPDGQMPSDKTIGGGDDSFNTFFSETGAGKHVPRAVFVDLEPTVIDEVRTGTYRQLFHPEQLITGKEDAANNYARGHYTIGKEIIDLVLDRIRKLADQCTGLQGFLVFHSFGGGTGSGFTSLLMERLSVDYGKKSKLEFSIYPAPQVSTAVVEPYNSILTTHTTLEHSDCAFMVDNEAIYDICRRNLDIERPTYTNLNRLISQIVSSITASLRFDGALNVDLTEFQTNLVPYPRIHFPLATYAPVISAEKAYHEQLSVAEITNACFEPANQMVKCDPRHGKYMACCLLYRGDVVPKDVNAAIATIKTKRSIQFVDWCPTGFKVGINYQPPTVVPGGDLAKVQRAVCMLSNTTAIAEAWARLDHKFDLMYAKRAFVHWYVGEGMEEGEFSEAREDMAALEKDYEEVGVDSVEGEGEEEGEEY encoded by the exons ATGACTAAG CGTGAGTGCATCTCCATCCACGTTGGCCAGGCTGGTGTCCAGATCGGCAATGCCTGCTGGGAGCTCTACTGCCTGGAACACGGCATCCAGCCTGATGGCCAAATGCCAAGTGACAAGACTATTGGGGGAGGAGATGACTCCTTCAACACCTTCTTCAGTGAGACAGGCGCTGGCAAACATGTGCCCAGGGCAGTGTTTGTAGACCTGGAACCCACGGTCATTG atgaAGTTCGCACTGGCACCTACCGCCAGCTCTTCCACCCTGAGCAGCTCATCACAGGCAAGGAAGATGCTGCCAATAACTATGCCCGAGGTCACTACACCATTGGCAAGGAGATCATTGACCTCGTCTTGGACCGAATTCGGAAACTG GCTGACCAGTGCACAGGTCTTCAGGGCTTCTTGGTTTTCCACAGCTTTGGCGGTGGAACTGGTTCCGGGTTCACCTCCCTGCTGATGGAACGTCTCTCTGTCGATTATGGCAAGAAGTCCAAGCTGGAGTTCTCCATTTACCCAGCCCCTCAGGTTTCCACAGCTGTAGTTGAGCCCTACAACTCCATCCTCACCACCCACACCACCCTGGAGCACTCTGATTGTGCCTTCATGGTAGACAATGAGGCCATCTATGACATCTGTCGTAGAAACCTCGATATTGAGCGCCCAACCTACACAAATCTTAACCGCCTTATTAGCCAGATTGTGTCCTCCATCACCGCTTCCCTGCGATTTGATGGAGCCCTGAATGTTGATCTGACAGAATTCCAGACCAACCTGGTGCCCTATCCCCGCATCCACTTCCCTCTGGCCACATATGCCCCTGTCATCTCTGCTGAGAAAGCCTACCATGAACAGCTTTCTGTAGCAGAGATCACCAATGCTTGCTTTGAGCCAGCCAACCAGATGGTGAAATGCGACCCTCGCCATGGTAAATACATGGCTTGCTGCCTGTTGTACCGTGGCGATGTGGTTCCCAAAGATGTCAATGCTGCCATTGCCACCATCAAGACCAAGCGCAGCATCCAGTTTGTGGACTGGTGCCCCACTGGCTTCAAGGTTGGCATTAATTACCAGCCTCCCACTGTGGTACCTGGTGGAGACCTGGCCAAAGTACAGCGAGCTGTGTGCATGCTGAGCAACACCACAGCCATCGCTGAGGCCTGGGCTCGCCTGGACCACAAGTTTGACCTGATGTATGCCAAGCGTGCCTTTGTTCACTGGTACGTGGGTGAGGGCATGGAGGAAGGAGAGTTTTCTGAGGCCCGTGAGGACATGGCTGCCCTTGAGAAGGATTATGAGGAGGTTGGTGTAGATTCTgttgaaggagagggagaggaagaaggagaggaataCTAA
- the TUBA1B gene encoding tubulin alpha-1B chain isoform X3, whose protein sequence is MRECISIHVGQAGVQIGNACWELYCLEHGIQPDGQMPSDKTIGGGDDSFNTFFSETGAGKHVPRAVFVDLEPTVIDEVRTGTYRQLFHPEQLITGKEDAANNYARGHYTIGKEIIDLVLDRIRKLADQCTGLQGFLVFHSFGGGTGSGFTSLLMERLSVDYGKKSKLEFSIYPAPQVSTAVVEPYNSILTTHTTLEHSDCAFMVDNEAIYDICRRNLDIERPTYTNLNRLISQIVSSITASLRFDGALNVDLTEFQTNLVPYPRIHFPLATYAPVISAEKAYHEQLSVAEITNACFEPANQMVKCDPRHGKYMACCLLYRGDVVPKDVNAAIATIKTKRSIQFVDWCPTGFKVGINYQPPTVVPGGDLAKVQRAVCMLSNTTAIAEAWARLDHKFDLMYAKRAFVHWYVGEGMEEGEFSEAREDMAALEKDYEEVGVDSVEGEGEEEGEEY, encoded by the exons CGTGAGTGCATCTCCATCCACGTTGGCCAGGCTGGTGTCCAGATCGGCAATGCCTGCTGGGAGCTCTACTGCCTGGAACACGGCATCCAGCCTGATGGCCAAATGCCAAGTGACAAGACTATTGGGGGAGGAGATGACTCCTTCAACACCTTCTTCAGTGAGACAGGCGCTGGCAAACATGTGCCCAGGGCAGTGTTTGTAGACCTGGAACCCACGGTCATTG atgaAGTTCGCACTGGCACCTACCGCCAGCTCTTCCACCCTGAGCAGCTCATCACAGGCAAGGAAGATGCTGCCAATAACTATGCCCGAGGTCACTACACCATTGGCAAGGAGATCATTGACCTCGTCTTGGACCGAATTCGGAAACTG GCTGACCAGTGCACAGGTCTTCAGGGCTTCTTGGTTTTCCACAGCTTTGGCGGTGGAACTGGTTCCGGGTTCACCTCCCTGCTGATGGAACGTCTCTCTGTCGATTATGGCAAGAAGTCCAAGCTGGAGTTCTCCATTTACCCAGCCCCTCAGGTTTCCACAGCTGTAGTTGAGCCCTACAACTCCATCCTCACCACCCACACCACCCTGGAGCACTCTGATTGTGCCTTCATGGTAGACAATGAGGCCATCTATGACATCTGTCGTAGAAACCTCGATATTGAGCGCCCAACCTACACAAATCTTAACCGCCTTATTAGCCAGATTGTGTCCTCCATCACCGCTTCCCTGCGATTTGATGGAGCCCTGAATGTTGATCTGACAGAATTCCAGACCAACCTGGTGCCCTATCCCCGCATCCACTTCCCTCTGGCCACATATGCCCCTGTCATCTCTGCTGAGAAAGCCTACCATGAACAGCTTTCTGTAGCAGAGATCACCAATGCTTGCTTTGAGCCAGCCAACCAGATGGTGAAATGCGACCCTCGCCATGGTAAATACATGGCTTGCTGCCTGTTGTACCGTGGCGATGTGGTTCCCAAAGATGTCAATGCTGCCATTGCCACCATCAAGACCAAGCGCAGCATCCAGTTTGTGGACTGGTGCCCCACTGGCTTCAAGGTTGGCATTAATTACCAGCCTCCCACTGTGGTACCTGGTGGAGACCTGGCCAAAGTACAGCGAGCTGTGTGCATGCTGAGCAACACCACAGCCATCGCTGAGGCCTGGGCTCGCCTGGACCACAAGTTTGACCTGATGTATGCCAAGCGTGCCTTTGTTCACTGGTACGTGGGTGAGGGCATGGAGGAAGGAGAGTTTTCTGAGGCCCGTGAGGACATGGCTGCCCTTGAGAAGGATTATGAGGAGGTTGGTGTAGATTCTgttgaaggagagggagaggaagaaggagaggaataCTAA
- the LOC101273387 gene encoding kelch-like protein 8: MASEPMNAKQARNRFTKGKRQQHQQIKNRSSLGDGDGEDSFISDANETWKDFHGSLLQFYENGELCDITLKVELVARACCEYMKLHFHPSSCLAVRAFAESHNRIDLMDMADQYACEHFPEVVECEDFVRLPLLPVDFLMGAVTKEQIVKQNLKCRDLLDEARNYHLHLSSMAVPDFEYSFRTTPRKHTAGVLFCVGGRGGSGDPFCCIECYSINKNSWFFGPETNSRRRRVGVISVEGKVYAVGGHDGNEHLGSMEMFDCLTIKWMMKASVNTKRRGIALASLGGPIYAIGRLDDNTCLNDVERYDIESDQWSTVAPVNTSRGGVGSVALVNHVYAVGGKDGVASLSSVERCDPHLDKWIEVKEMGQRRVGNGVSELRGCLHVVGGFDDNSPVSSVERYDPRSNKWDYVATLTTPGGGVGIATVMGKIFAVGGHNGNAYLNTVDAFDPVLNRWELVGSVSHCRAGAGVAVCA; the protein is encoded by the coding sequence ATGGCTTCAGAACCTATGAATGCAAAACAAGCTAGGAATCGCTTCACAAAGGGGAAAAGGCAACAGCATCAGCAAATAAAGAACAGATCTTCActtggtgatggtgatggagaaGACTCCTTTATCTCTGATGCCAATGAAACTTGGAAAGATTTTCATGGTTCTCTTCTTCAGTTTTATGAAAATGGAGAACTCTGTGATATCACATTGAAGGTTGAACTGGTGGCTAGAGCTTGCTGTGAATACATGAAGTTACATTTTCATCCCTCCAGTTGTCTGGCAGTAAGAGCCTTTGCAGAAAGTCACAATCGTATAGACTTAATGGACATGGCAGATCAGTATGCCTGTGAGCATTTTCCTGAAGTAGTGGAGTGTGAAGACTTTGTTCGTTTGCCGCTGTTGCCAGTTGATTTTCTTATGGGTGCTGTGACAAAAGAACAGATTGTCAAACAGAACCTAAAATGTAGAGATTTATTGGATGAAGCAAGAAATTACCACCTTCACTTGAGTAGCATGGCAGTACCTGACTTTGAATACTCCTTTCGGACTACCCCAAGGAAACATACTGCTGGTGTGCTATTTTGTGTAGGTGGTCGAGGTGGATCAGGTGACCCCTTTTGCTGTATCGAATGCTATTCTATCAACAAaaacagctggttctttggacCAGAAACGAACAGTCGAAGGCGACGTGTGGGTGTAATCTCAGTGGAAGGTAAAGTGTATGCAGTGGGTGGACATGATGGAAATGAACATTTAGGTAGTATGGAGATGTTTGATTGTCTCACTATTAAATGGATGATGAAGGCATCAGTGAACACAAAGAGGCGAGGAATTGCCTTGGCCTCCTTGGGAGGCCCAATTTATGCAATTGGAAGGTTAGATGACAACACTTGCCTCAACGATGTTGAGAGATATGACATAGAATCTGATCAGTGGAGTACAGTGGCACCAGTGAATACTTCCCGTGGAGGAGTTGGCTCTGTGGCTCTTGTGAACCATGTTTATGCAGTAGGTGGCAAGGATGGAGTAGCTTCTCTATCTAGTGTGGAGAGGTGTGATCCACATCTCGATAAATGGATAGAAGTTAAAGAAATGGGTCAGCGAAGAGTAGGCAATGGAGTTAGTGAGCTCCGTGGTTGCTTACACGTTGTTGGTGGTTTTGATGATAATTCTCCTGTGAGTTCAGTTGAGCGGTATGATCCTCGAAGCAACAAGTGGGATTATGTAGCAACCCTTACCACTCCCGGGGGTGGAGTGGGGATCGCAACAGTGATGGGCAAAATCTTTGCAGTTGGTGGTCATAATGGCAATGCATACTTAAATACAGTAGATGCATTCGATCCAGTGCTGAATAGGTGGGAGCTTGTTGGATCTGTGTCTCACTGCAGAGCTGGAGCAGGTGTAGCTGTGTGTGCCTAA